From a region of the Kaistia sp. 32K genome:
- a CDS encoding anhydro-N-acetylmuramic acid kinase, whose amino-acid sequence MRRTVVVGLMSGTSMDGVDAALIATDGEEVEAFGPTHFRAYEPEERAVLRAALAAAVHLDRRDDRPGVLAEAERIVTEAHAEAVEALLSRVDVDAPRVTLVGFHGQTVFHAPGRRLTIQIGDGAALSRRLGLPVVYDFRAADVAAGGQGAPLVPIFHAALVRAARLEGDVAVVNIGGVGNVTRIGADGSIVAFDTGPGNALIDDLVRERTGAAMDVGGVLSSSGIVHQQSLAEMMDDPWFSLPPPKSLDRDAFSRAPVARLSTADAAATLAAFTAESIARAVALAGGADQIIVCGGGAHNPAILRCLAEASGATVTPADALGWSGDFLEAQAFAYLAARSVAGLPLSLPETTGVPYPMPGGVLAEPAELLR is encoded by the coding sequence ATGCGCAGAACCGTCGTTGTCGGCCTCATGAGTGGAACGTCAATGGACGGCGTCGACGCGGCCCTGATCGCGACCGACGGCGAAGAAGTCGAGGCTTTCGGCCCGACCCATTTCCGAGCTTATGAGCCTGAGGAGCGCGCCGTGCTGCGGGCGGCGCTGGCCGCCGCGGTGCATCTCGACCGGCGCGACGACCGGCCCGGTGTGCTCGCCGAGGCGGAGCGAATCGTCACCGAGGCCCATGCCGAGGCCGTCGAGGCGCTGCTCTCCCGCGTTGATGTCGACGCGCCGCGCGTCACGCTGGTCGGCTTCCACGGCCAGACCGTCTTCCATGCGCCGGGTCGCCGGCTGACCATCCAGATTGGCGACGGCGCGGCGCTGTCGCGGCGGCTCGGCCTCCCGGTCGTCTACGACTTCCGCGCCGCCGATGTCGCGGCCGGCGGGCAGGGAGCGCCGCTGGTGCCGATCTTCCACGCCGCGCTCGTGCGCGCCGCCCGCCTGGAAGGCGATGTCGCCGTGGTGAACATCGGTGGCGTCGGCAATGTCACGCGCATCGGCGCCGACGGCTCGATCGTCGCCTTCGATACCGGCCCCGGCAACGCGCTGATCGACGATCTCGTGCGCGAGCGCACCGGCGCCGCCATGGATGTCGGCGGCGTGCTCTCTTCGTCGGGAATCGTGCACCAGCAGTCGCTGGCCGAAATGATGGATGATCCCTGGTTCAGCCTGCCGCCGCCGAAATCGCTCGACCGCGACGCTTTTTCGCGCGCGCCGGTGGCAAGGCTTTCGACCGCCGACGCTGCCGCGACGCTCGCCGCCTTCACGGCCGAGTCGATCGCGCGCGCCGTGGCGCTCGCCGGCGGCGCCGACCAGATCATCGTCTGTGGCGGCGGCGCGCATAATCCCGCCATCCTGCGGTGTCTCGCCGAGGCGAGCGGCGCCACCGTCACGCCGGCTGACGCGCTCGGCTGGTCAGGCGATTTCCTGGAGGCGCAGGCCTTCGCCTATCTGGCGGCGCGCAGCGTCGCCGGCCTGCCGCTGAGCCTGCCGGAGACGACAGGCGTTCCCTATCCGATGCCGGGCGGCGTTCTGGCCGAACCGGCGGAGCTCCTGCGCTGA